A single Dreissena polymorpha isolate Duluth1 chromosome 14, UMN_Dpol_1.0, whole genome shotgun sequence DNA region contains:
- the LOC127857587 gene encoding uncharacterized protein LOC127857587 translates to MKLRFLVAVAIVAPSYCYDAPKPNECTKDGRFFPCGKFADPSDRCNDCECFLDGNYTCSKRVCPAVNCPVEKRMYRPGSCCAVCFDHGSKTSDSSSDIDHHTSSDKDERYRRTVAYYPGKGSSGSTTSERHTSKSSSDNPPEGYNRARRSLNIDGEADVRRFVRTIVYKPGSRTSDHHGSSSSSDGKGHQGGKSSGKSGSKSSHSSKSSNGGNGYKGGK, encoded by the exons ATGAAGCTGAGATTTCTGGTCGCCGTGGCAATCGTTGCACCCTCGTATTGCTACGACGCACCCAAGCCAAATGAATGTACAAAGGATGGGCGATTCTTTCCGTGCG GAAAGTTCGCGGACCCCAGTGATCGTTGCAACGATTGCGAATGCTTCCTGGATGGAAACTACACATGCTCAAAGAGGGTCTGCCCTGCAGTGAACTGCCCCGTTGAGAAGAGGATGTACAG ACCAGGTTCCTGCTGTGCGGTATGTTTTGACCATGGAAGCAAGACCTCCGATAGCAGTAGCGATATCGATCATCACACAAGTTCTGACAAAGATGAAAGGTACCGTCGCACAGTCGCGTATTACCCAGGCAAAGGGTCATCCGGATCAACAACAAGCGAACGCCATACATCGAAATCCAGCAGCGATAATCCTCCAGAAGGGTATAACAGAGCACGACGGTCATTGAATATCGATGGCGAAGCAGATGTTCGCCGTTTCGTTCGTACGATCGTGTATAAGCCAGGTTCCAGAACAAGCGACCATCATGGATCTAGCTCCAGTAGCGATGGAAAAGGACACCAAGGCGGAAAAAGCTCGGGAAAATCTGGGTCAAAATCAAGCCACAGTTCCAAATCCAGTAACGGTGGAAATGGATATAAAGGCGGAAAATAG
- the LOC127857588 gene encoding serum amyloid A-2 protein-like, with product MKVLVLSVLMVAAVGTSDAQWRDIFDRAKNSVKSASDFVGGAVRGTGSMVNAYTDMRDANFKNSDKYFHARGNHDAASHGSGGKWAAGLISNTREWVDRNIKGDSAASSAADQAANLHGRSGGDPNRYRPKGLPSKYRKKRHV from the exons ATGAAGGTACTAGTGCTTTCGGTTCTAATGGTGGCGGCGGTCGGAACTTCCGATGCCCAATGGAGAGACATATTCGACAGGGCCAAAAACAGTGTAAAGAGCGCATCTGATTTCGTCGGCGGGGCCGTGAGGGGAACTGGGTCTATGGTGAATGCTTATAC GGACATGCGTGATGCAAATTTCAAGAACTCGGACAAGTACTTCCATGCACGCGGGAACCATGACGCCGCTTCTCACGGATCAGGTGGCAAGTGGGCCGCAGGGTTGATCAG CAACACGCGCGAGTGGGTGGACCGGAACATCAAGGGTGACTCTGCGGCCTCTAGCGCCGCCGACCAGGCGGCCAACTTACACGGGCGCAGCGGAGGCGACCCCAACAGGTACCGACCCAAGGGACTTCCCAGCAAATACCGGAAGAAGCGACACGTCTAA